One window from the genome of Gambusia affinis linkage group LG14, SWU_Gaff_1.0, whole genome shotgun sequence encodes:
- the hepacam2 gene encoding HEPACAM family member 2, producing MEATRTTVLCVCSVLFVLTDVGCELIHIRSSVHHGTKGKDLLLSVDARFPLEEAEIQGTWSHTKASGDSTTLVTFTEDSKIIDMMYRKRLDLREPNASLSIRNLKEDDEGYYKLSLNIEFRNEKGKVKKEERTIHVTVDEPVSRPVIEKKPSHTVIEDKANVTWTCSVEKGARVVFRWLRDNVSLTPSERYHFTQDRSTLLISPVRKEDKGTYRCAVSNPVSQIIESRGVELNVYYGPYNLEVNSVQGLRTGKVFTINPGELVYFKCQADSNPPNSYVWISKSPNATKILTTGPQLQVKSDELAQTEDYLCRAINNVTKKQDEAQFTLVVASLRTAKEKYTHDGRSTSLLAAIAVCSSFIIGFMLLFLFRRACHPKRVLMNIYNRPFSEQKRPHRSGHEDAAEDFGIYEFVSIPGKMDSTQASCKSLARLESIQDMHTTIYDVIRHVPESPSASLLK from the exons ATGTCGGCTGTGAACTGATTCACATTCGTTCATCGGTTCATCATGGAACCAAAGGGAAGGATCTTCTCCTCTCTGTCGATGCCAGATTTCCACTGGAAGAAGCTGAGATCCAGGGAACTTGGTCTCACACTAAAGCGAGCGGTGACAGCACCACGTTGGTCACATTTACCGAAGACAGTAAAATCATAGACATGATGTACCGCAAGCGCCTGGACTTAAGAGAGCCAAACGCTTCTCTGTCAATCCGGAATTTGAAAGAGGATGACGAGGGATATTACAAGCTGAGCCTCAACATAGAGTTTCGTAACGAAAAAGGAAAggtgaagaaagaagaaagaactaTTCATGTGACAGTAGATG agCCTGTCTCCAGACCAGTCATTGAGAAGAAGCCATCACATACAGTCATAGAAGACAAAGCAAATGTAACTTGGACTTGTTCTGTTGAGAAAGGAGCAAGAGTTGTCTTCCGGTGGCTAAGGGATAATGTTTCACTTACTCCCAGTGAGAGATACCACTTTACTCAAGACAGGTCCACGCTGTTGATTAGCCCTGTGAGAAAGGAGGACAAGGGGACTTACCGCTGTGCTGTCAGCAACCCTGTGAGCCAAATCATTGAAAGCAGGGGAGTGGAGCTTAATGTTTACT ATGGTCCCTACAACCTGGAGGTGAACTCTGTCCAGGGCCTCCGAACAGGGAAAGTGTTCACCATCAACCCCGGAGAGCTGGTGTACTTCAAATGTCAGGCCGATTCCAATCCCCCCAACAGCTACGTCTGGATCTCCAAGAGCCCCAATGCCACAAAGATCCTCACAACGGGACCCCAGCTGCAGGTGAAGTCCGACGAGTTGGCCCAGACTGAGGACTACCTGTGCCGAGCCATCAACAACGTGACCAAGAAGCAGGACGAGGCCCAGTTCACTCTGGTGGTGGCCAGCTTGAGAACAG caaaagagaaatacaCCCATGATGGTAGATCCACGTCTCTGCTGGCAGCCATTGCGGTCTGTTCTTCATTCATCATTGGGTTTATGCTGCTGTTCCTCTTCCGCAGGGCATGTCATCCAAAGAGAG TCCTCATGAACATCTACAACAG ACCGTTTTCAGAGCAGAAACGACCTCATCGCTCAG GTCATGAAGATGCAGCAGAGGACTTTGGCATCTATGAGTTTGTCTCCATACCAGGAAAAATGGATTCCACACAG GCATCATGCAAATCTCTGGCCCGGCTCGAGTCCATTCAAGATATGCACACCACCATCTATGATGTGATCAGACATGTCCCAGAATCCCCCAGTGCCAGCTTGTTGAAGTAA